In the Panthera leo isolate Ple1 chromosome C2, P.leo_Ple1_pat1.1, whole genome shotgun sequence genome, cttGCTGCTTATTCTCACAGATGAACTTTAGAATCACTGACAAACTTTCCAGGACTTGATCCGTTCAAAAAGGGGTCTCCCTGTTATTAATAAACATACCATATCTGGTTCTTTTCCTGAAGCCTTTTTCATTCTCAGTGAAATGTTAAAAGTTTTGTTGAAACAAGTCACAAATAATCTCATAGGATTATTCCCacacaatatatatttgttaatctTGTTCTGCTTTTGTTCCGTTTTACAACAGAAATGCAGGCAAATGGCAATCGATGCATTTAGATACTTCTACCAAGATAACAACATACAGTTTTATATGTCCATTCGACCCACCATAAAAATGCTGCATGAAATTTTTTATCACATTATAACCAAAGTTCCTGGCTTTCAGTATTTGCCAAGCATTTGATCAGCAacctgggctttttttttaacgtatatatattttctcatcttGTGAAAATGAAGCGAGTGATAGAGTCTACAGCCCTAGCAGACTCTCCCCTGCACTAGACTGCGTACTTCAACTCTGGGAAAGTATCGCGGTGGTGGGCCTAGAACATCCGGATACTATCTGGGTAAGGCTTTATATACATACAGGTCCCGTACCCTGCAAAGGAGTAAGCGTATTCTGGCACACGTTTGCACACAGGAAGCGTGTGGCTGAATGGTATTCTATGCAAGGCTCTTCTTTACTGCTCTTCTCTCTATTCCATCCATCTCCTTTCCTCTGCTCACGTCCCAGGTCTCCTAGAGCCAACCATTCCCACTGCGCTAGCCTCAGGCGCTTCCGACGCCCTAACACTGCAACCGGAGACCGGGTCTTCAGCTGCCAGTAGCAGCTGAAAGCTCAAGAAAAATAGCTTCCCGCCCTTCCTCCCCGCCCACTCCCCGGCTTGCCCGTGCGGCTCCagacccagcccctccctcctctgtcgACTCATCTCTGTACTCCAACCTAACACCTTCTAAGTCCCAGCTCCGCCTCGCCCTCTCCAGCCCCGCCTCTCCTtctccagccccgcccctccctctccagccccgcctctctgccccagcctgccccccccagccccgcccactTTGCCGCTCCCCGCGCCCTTTACCGACGCTGAGGCTTCCAGGCGGGCTCTGCCTGCCTGACCTAGCAGTCTCGCAGGTCGCCCCCACCACAACCCGTCCGTTACCCGCCTTTGCTGGAAAACGGGCCGCAAAATATAGGTATTCTCGGACTCCCCTGCGTTCTTCTCGGTCTCAAACAACCCATCGGCCATGCCTATAGACAAGGACGCCGCGGTCTTCGAGGTCATGGCTAGGGCTTCTTGGCCCAGTGTGTCGAGATGAAGGCCTGGCTGGTGGCGGCGCGGGGCTGCGAAACCGTCGCCAGGGCGACAGCACCGCCCTTGGCCCTGACGTAACGCTGCTGCGTGCTCCCAGCGGAGAGGCCCTCCCTTCTCTGCGGGTCCGGCGGCCCTCCCCAGCGCCTGCGCACCAGCTGCTGGGCGGAAACTGGCTGAGCTAAGGCGACCCTAGCTTTGGTGCAGAGCTGTTGGAGCCTGTGGGGATCGCAAAGCTCTTCGAAGTTTGTCAGCGTTTATTCACCGCGCTACAATTTTAGGGAATTGACGCGGAACCTAAGGTTCATAGAGATCCAAGGATATAAGGCTATTGGGCGGCAGGGCTCTAAAAAAAGGGCATTCTCACTGTGGCCTGTGGGCAAGGCCAGCCTTCATTTCATTATGCAAGTCTTGTGAAcgggttttatatttttaaatgatcgaaaaaaaaatcaaaaaaatgtttCGTGACGCGTGAAAACTACACGTGAATTTAACATTTCAGTATCTGTAAAGTTCTGTTGTAACGTAGCTATGCTCGCTTGCACATGTGTGGCCGCTTTTGCACTGTATTGATCGAATTGAGCAGTTGCAACAGAAACCAtatggccctttacagaaaaagtttgcagtGCCCTGCTCTACTCCATAACTGCCAACTCACAGTTCCCCTAGCCTCACCCACACCATACTCTCCGTGCAAAATTCAGAAAGGAGTAGACATTAAGGTGTATTCCCCACTTACGAGCACCAGTTTCTGGTCCTATTGTAGAAGACTGTAGTATCTTGGCCTCTACCAGCCttcaaaaactaagaaaagaattTCCCCCAGTATCCATTCAGGCTTCCTATTGGTTGGATTAACAAATTCCAGAACTTCCTTCTATAAGATGCAAAGGGAGTATTTCTATAAAAGTATACCTTTGCAAGCTCCAGTAGAGACTAATTTTACTATTCCAAGTTTTGGTTTACAATGTGTTTTCTTGATAGTATAGCCTAGATTGGTCTCCCCGAGTCCGGTAAACTCCCCTGAACTTCACCTTCCCAGTCCACCCTTCACAGTGCCCCCAGAATGGCTTTCCTTTGTCACTGCTCTGCTTGAAATCTTTCAGTGGTTCCTTAGGACCATCTCCCCAGCATTTGCTGCAAATAAGACCTTTCATGATTTGGCAGGGTTGCTGAACCTTCCTCCTGGCACTGACCAGCAGACTGGGGTCTGTGCAAGGGCCACAAGGCAGCTCAGTGCTGCCTCAACCATGCCCTCTTTAACTGCCCCTTGATTCAGCAGCGCTAGCCCCatctttggctggggtcatgcaTCCACAGACTAGCCTTGCACAGAAATTCAATGTCTCCTAAGGGGCAGAGAGTGTTTTTCTCCTTACTATTTCACCAGCCTTAAGAAATCATACCcctaggagcacctgagtggcttagtaagttaagcgtctgactttggcttgggtcatgatctcacggttagtgggtttgagccttgcatcgggctctgtgctgacactcagagcctgaagcctgcttcagattctgtgtctccctctctctgcccctccccggcttgggctccgtctcaatctctctctcccaaaataataaataaacattaatttttaaagacattttttaatgtgttatttatttttgagacagacagagacagagcatgagccggggaggggcagagagagagggagacacagaatccaaagcaggctccaggctctgagctgtcagcacagagcctgactcggggctcaaactcacggaccgtgaaatcatgtcctgagctggagtcggacgcttaaccgactgagccagccaggtgccccaacattatttttttttaaaaagaaagaaatcatactCCTAGTACACCgacttttcctccctttttatgATTTCTTCAGCTATATTTCTCTCACCCTACCTACTCCAGTCCAACTAAAAACACAGAAGATTAGGTGTGtaatttaattcaataaacattttattattccatCTGTGCTAGGGGCTGGAGATACAAAGGTGAATAAAACCCAGGCCTTGCCCTAAAGGGTGAACAGGAAAGCAATGGGCTAAACTTGTTACTTGTTACTACCTAGAGTGCCAGTTGCTACAACAGAAAGCTGAAGGCCAGCCAACTTATTCCCAAGATGGGCCCACTTTTCTCTGAGCAGGATCGTAAACAAGGCAACATCCTCTTCTTTCCAGGATGATATTCAAGAAGGCATTCACAAAGCAAGGGACCGACAACTTTTCTtcttaacaaaatgttagcaCTGTCCTGATGAACAGATTAACATAGGCCCTCCTGCCTAAAACCTGGTTGGAAGCCAAGCCAAGAGCCAGATGCAGCTTTCATTTGAGGAGAAAAACCCAGGGTGAAAGCCCATTCTGAGGGTGAGGTAGTCCTGggatggagggagaaggaaggggatgcAGGTGTCCTGTGGAATCCCACAGAGGGCAGCCAACAACCAGGTGTGGAGGGCTATGGAGCCCATGGTAGAATGAATGCAGaactccctcttctccctttcccctcccctcccctgttttcctctcctttccccttccctctcctccctggtgACAGAAGAATTCCTGTATCCTGGAGGCATCTGGTGCTTCAGTGGCTCCTCCCTGACGGGACAGAGCTGGGGCCCAGGGGACTGTGGAGGGGATACAGCAGCCCCTGGACCCACATACTCCCTTCCTGGCTTTGTCCACTCTGTGGCTCCAGAGCCTGGGGTTCTCAAACTCATTCCCTGGACCTGTCCACTTACCTCTTCTCTTGCCAGTACCCATCTTCTTCCCAGAATGCTTCTGCCTGCTTCATCTTGTTCCCTACCCATCAGGCTTTCCCATCCAGATCTCCTTTATCCCACTCCTGACTCTGCTCACCATCTGACACCACCTCCTGACCAAGAtcctgaggtgggagggaggggagtcctCTGCTTTCCTCATTCCGCATGAGAAACAGCCATGGCTCTGCAGTTCTCCACACGCTctatcctgtgtctccccccccccatgccttggagtgtgctgtttcctctgctagGGAATCCCTTTCTCCTGTCTTGCCGGGCTATTTCAAGAATCAGCTCAGACACAatggaagccttccttgatctcTCACAGACCCTCTGCTTGGCGGTTTGCTGTTCCTCTGAGCTCTTTTCGTGTCCTGTTGACCTCTAACAGGGCCCTTACCATATGACATTTAAATTGCTGGGAGATGTGTTTGTTCCCTTAACCTGACCATGAGCTATTCAAGGACAAGGCAGGGTCCAAGGTCAAGGGCCGTGTCTCGGTCATCTTTGGATCCACTGCGTGCACAGCAGAGCCAGCCACACAGTGGACACTCAGTGTATACCACTTATTGAACTGCACTGAACACGAATGAAAAGAACACTGGTGGATTaatcagctcaggctgccataacaaaacactaAAGATTGAGTGGttcaaacaacagacatttattttctggaggctggaagtccaataTTAAGGTACCAACAAGGTTGGTTTCTATTGAGGCCTCTCTCAttggcttgcagacggccaccttctggctgtgtcctcacgtggccttttcTTCTGTGCttgtgtggagagagagatttgaaatCTCATCCTCCTCTTATAAAAAGATGCCAGTCctgggcgcctcggtggctcagtcggttgagcatatgacttcgactcaggtcatgatctcacggttcgtcggtttgagccccacatcaggctctgtgctgaccgctcagagcctggaccctgtttcggattctgtgtcttcctctctctgtccctcccccacttgcgctctgtctctctccctctttcaaaaataaataagcatttagaaaaaaaaagatgctagtCCTACTGGATTAGGGTCCTACCTTTatggcctcatttaaccttaattagcTTCTTAAAGGTTCTATCTACAAATATAGTCACATGTGGGGGTGAgggcttcaacctatgaattttgggGACACACAGTGCAGTGCATAACAACTGGTGAACTTGAATTTAGAAGATAAGAAAGAGCTCAAGTACTAACTTTACCTGAACCCAGGTGAGAGCTTTTAGGCATCAAGTCCGTTATGTTCTAGGAACTTCAACTGCTATATCTGTGACCTGTGACCAATTTTACAGGGTTGTTGAGAGGCTGAAATGAGGCCATGGATGGAAGACATTTTATGAACCATAAGTTCCTACACAATAATAATGACTTGCAGTTTACAATGTGATTCAAAATTCACCAATATCATTCAGCCTATGCTCAAGGAATCATTGTTACAGGCACACCTAAAAAGGAAGTTTGTTTACAATCCATACCCACTTCTTACAGAAGGGATTCAAGACAGTTTCTGAGGAAAACTCTCTCGCATGAAAGGGCATTTACCTATCACTTCTCACAGAGGCTGCAGAAAAGTCCCAAGAAGCTGTTGATGAAATGAATGACCACCAGGAGAATCTGGAGGAGGCTGATGCACAGAAGGGTGGAGAAGAAGGACACGTGCCAGATGACGGCTTTAGAAGGCTCCAGGCAGACAGAGTTCCAGAGTGAACGGTCATACAAATAATTCCTATCCCCAAAAATAAGGAGACCAGggtttgaggaaaaagaaataaaagccaaataagCAACCTCGATAGAAACCTGGTGCCTCCCCCAGCCAAGGTCATAGGACTAGACTTTTGAGGGTAACTATTGTTGCTGCATCTGCAAAATTCTGAGCCTCttcccagagaaaggaaatgcTAGAATGTGTGACCAAAAGGAGTTTGTGTGTCTTTCTgtcatctttctctgcctctgtgaaAAGACTCCATCCATTTACCTGTTATGCAAGTCTTTGAATGGGTAACCATATTTCCAAGCTTGCATCTGATTGAAGGATGAGGCATCAAACATGCATAAAGGGCCATCTTTCAGGGCTACACCAGAAGTGATAAAGCAAATCAAGGCTCCTAGAAAAGCCAGGCTACTGGACAGCAGAGCAGTGAGCATctgtagagggagagaagaagccatAAGGTGAGATGGGGTCGTGACCAAGTGGTGGGGTGACGGGGACAAGTCTAACTTCTCTGGTGCTCAGGCTTCCCCCCATCATATCACATGGGGATAATTCTGCCCCTGGCACCTCCTTTAAAGGATAACCAAGGCAAAGGTGACTGATGTGGGGTCAGTGGTAGAGCCAGGAAGtgtggggggtagggagggagagaaagcactgAGAAGGGGGAAGCAGTAGCACATGGACCTGGGTCTCCCTGACCCAGCAGGCTCTCCAGAGCTTCTCAGCAGGTTGGCATTAAAAGCTTTTATACTCAGACTGCAACCATTCAGCCTCTGGGTTGAAGGGTTTGATTGTCATCTTTCATATGCCCACTTCTGACTCTTCTAAGGGAAAGCTGTGTTCTCAAAGGTTCCATACTCCCATCCCTGATTCCTCACTTTCTCAAATCAAGCAagaaaggaagcaggggaggaaagagggaaggaggggaggaaagaaaggagggagggagacagagacagagaaaaatgacagtcAACTCTGAAGTGACTCCAGTGCTGTCACTGCACTTTTCTAGTCTTTGTACCACTCACTTCCCTCCCAAAAGATAACAATGAGTTGGCAGGATTCtagcttacttttattttttttttaattttttttttttaatgtttatttttgagacagagacagagcatgaacgggggaagggcagagagagggagacacagaatcggaaacaggctccaggccgtcagcccagagcccgacgcggggctcgaactcacagaccacgagatcgtgacctgagctgaagtcagacgcttaaccaactgagccacccaggcgcccctctagcttACTTTTAAATTGGCTTCTTTCTCAGGATACTAGGTCATTTTCTCCCTTGcaaagaatacatattttaaaattttaaataaaaaaaaaaatgtgtatatatatacacatgtatatacatatatatagcttTTATACAGAATCATGGAGTCATTTTATGTCAAGCCAGTTTGGAGCTTGGGAGGGGCCAGGGAAAGGCGCATGGTCAGTTTTGACTCTAAGTTAAAGATTCGAGGTGAACTAGTCTGATGGAAGcctaggacagtggttctcaaaatgtgatcCCTGTCCTGGCAGCATCACATCACCtgaaaacttgttagaaatgcacaattTCCCGCTTCACCCCACCTCTGAATCAGAAAATATGGGGGTGAGGCccaacaatcttttttttttaatttttttaatgtttacttatttttgagacagagagagacagagcatgaacgggggagagcaagagagagggagacacagaatctgaaacaggctccaggctctgagctatgagcacggagcccaacatggggctcgaactcacaaaccgtgagattatgacctgagctgaagtcggatgcttaactgaggcacccaggtgcccccctggtTTTGGTTTTAACAAACCCTTCAGGGATTCTGATGCAGGCTTAAGTCTGAGAACTACCCACTCGCCTAGGGGAAAACCAGGAGAGACTGAGAACAGATTGTGAATGAAATGCGTGGGTGTTGATATTTAATTCTTTAGCATATAATTCTGAATCAGAGGAATTCCCAGTACATGGGCTGCAGATAGCAAAGCAGGCTGTAGAGTTACTGCAAGGAGGCCACAAGTTCATGTGTCTGAGACTGAATAAGCAATATATCTTATACTATGTATGTACTGAGATTTTTCAGAAATGCCACTGTAATTAATAAGTGCAGATttattctgggcctcagtttcattacctgtaaaatggaggggTTAGACTAGAATCTAGTCATTAGATGATTTCTGGAAATTTTTCCAACTCTAAGAAAAGTTACACAAAATAGCCAGGAAATTTTCTATCAAAGACACATGATTGCAGTGCACTTAAATCGTGTCCATATTGTTCAATAGgctaaaaataatagtaacagttCCTACATGTTTATAGACATTTCTGGCTCATTAAACACCTACTCTGTTGACTTGATCCTgttcactcccattttacagaggaggacctgaggctcagaaaggttaaggaaGTTGCCCGATAGCTTAGGATTATTAAGGGATACAGTAAGCACCTGACTTCAAGCCCCAAGACTGACATTGTCTCTTTACCATTCTGTCTGTAGAGTGACAGAATGTAGGGATATTCTAGGTGTTAGAAGAGTAGAATCTGGTGCTTACACTTTGACAGGGCCCACTTTCACTGAAGCAGCCATATCTCCAGCCCGTCAAGGAGATGAGGGTAGCTGCAATGAGTacctgggagaggagagaagaaaggtaaAAAGAGATTGGGTAATTGACATTTCTAGCTGCCACCTGTGGCTGTTGAAATAGATTGGCTGGGCACCTCACATGGACTTGATTATCCTATCTTTCCCAGAGGGTTTGGCTTTGACTATCAGGACCCAGTTGGGTGACTAGCCTGATCTGCCTCTCTGGCCGGCAACGTTTACCCCTGGCCTGCTAGTCCCGAGCCAAAGTTCAGCCACAAGACTTGACAAGTCTTCCTAGAGTCTCCTATTCCTCGGAACTGATATACAACTGAGACCAGCTTGCTAGgtcaagcattctttttttttttctttaagattttatttatttattttttttaatttttttttcaacattttttatttatttttgggacagagagagacagagcatgaacgggggaggggcagagagagagggagacacagaatcggaaacaggctccaggctccgagccatcagcccagagcctgactcggggctcgaactcacggaccgcgagatcgtgacctggctgaagtcggacgcttaaccgactgcgccacccaggcgccccatttaagattttatttttgagtaaatcacccaacatgggtctcaaactcaccctgagatcaagatggCACATGCTGTACCCGTtgagacagccaggcgcccccaagatcAAGCATTCTTGCAAGGAACCAAAACATGACTCCCCTACCACCTCCCTGTTCCACCCCGAGGGGTGTCTGGCAAAGTCACACCTGGGGAACTCAGAACACTTACCATGAGGCCTcctccccagagcccagagcccagcatggcTTGCCTGCCAATGAGGCCTCTCAGCAGGTAGCTCACATCCCAGTTGGGAAAGAGGAGCACTGTATTGGCTCCAGCAGCAAACAGGGCAGTGGTCCCGAGGCTCAGCCCCAGGATGCGGGAGCAGGTCCGTGAGCATGCCATCACACCAGGAGAGGACAGCATCCTGGAACCAATGGACGGAGGGTCATGGTGGCTCTGCTGCTGGGAGCATCAGGAAGGAGAACACTCATagcaagggtggggtgggggagacagactaCAGATACTATGACCTCCCGGGGCACAGATCAAGAAGAGCCAAGAAACCTGCTTTGAAACGCTGCCTTTTATAAATATGCCCCAATGGGTAGGATTTAATTGCTCCATTTTCTGCCaacccccactcacatgcacacactcctCGTCCCCTCATGTTTTCCTGTACCTCTGTTACAGCTAGTGATTATTTCTATTtggtacagaaaaaaatgtttaaagatgtcaccctctctctttaaaaaatgccattttaaagaTGTCTACTCTTACCACTTCCATTCATTATTGTGCAGGAAGTGCTATCCAgtgcaataagaaaataaaaagaagcaaaagccatacggataggaaagaaaaaagtaaggtaacatgattatctatgtagaaaatccaaaagaatcggggagcctgggtggctcagtcagttgggcatccgacttcggctcgggtcatgatctcatcgtctgtgggttcgagccctgcatctccgcatcagactctgtgctgacagctcggagcctggagcctgcttcggattctgtgtctcctctctctctctctgcccctcccccgttcaagctctgtctctgtctctctcaaaaataaataaatatttaaaaaaataaaaaaataaaaaaaaagaaaatccaaaagaatctatCAAAAAGTTACTAGAACTagtaagtgagtttagcaagtcACAGGATAAGAACTTaatacacaggggtgcctgggtggctcagtctgttaaccatctgactttggctcaggtcatgatctcatggtttgtgagttcgagcccccatcaggctctctgctgtcaccaaaGAGCCTGCTATGGaacctctgtcccactctcttctgcccctctcccacttgcacgggctgtctcaaaaataaacaaacattaaaaaaatttttttaattgaaaaaatgaatatacaaagattttgttgtatttctatacacaagCATTgacaaattgaaaaaattaaacagtatcatttaaatagcataaaataggggcgcctgggtggctcagtcggttaagcatccaacttcagctcaggtcatgatctcacggtccgtgagttcgagccccgcgtcgggctctgggctgatggctcagagcctggagcctgcttcccattctgtgtctccctctctctctgcccctcccccattcatgctctgtctctctctgtctcaaaaataaataaacgttaaaaaaaaaattaaaaaaataaataaataaatagcataaaataggggcacctgggggctcagtcagttaagcatccaactcgtgattttggctcaagtcatgatctcacggtttgtgagttcaagctccacatcaggctccatgctgatagtgcagagcctgcttgggattctctctctccctctctctctctgcccctccctccctcactctctctgtctcctgtctctctctcaaaaataaataaataactttaaaagattaaaaataaataatggcataacatagaaaatacttatggataaattcaacaaaagatgtgcaagacCTGTgcactaaaaagaacaaaagattcctgagaaaaattaaagacctaaataaatggagagatatacaaCATCCATGGGTCAAAAGACTTACTCTCATTAACATGTCAATTATCTCTAAATTGATGTTTAGTAgaggcatttgggtggctcaatctgttaagcatttgacttcagctcataatctcgcagttcttggggctctgtgctgacagctcagagcccggagcctgccttggattctgtgtctccgtctctctctgctcctcccctgctctctctctctctctctctttctctctctctgtctttgaaaaataatggattttttaaataaacattaaaaaattaaaaaaaaattgatgtgtatattcaatgcaatctcagcTAAAATTCTAGCAACATTTTGTTGTAGAAATTAACGAACTGAATCTAAATGTAGATAGAAATGCCAAGGTCCTAgattagccaaaataattttgaaaaagaacaaagttggaggacttacacCATGTGATTTCAAGACATTATAAAGTTACAGTAAAGGTACAGAAAGTAAAGTGCTGGTGCATAAAGACATACAGACCACGAGAACAGACtagagaattcagaaatagacATACACAGATATGagcaaatgatttttgaaaacgATATTATTTCAGTGGGAAAACGATAGTCTCAAACAGTGCTGTGACAATCTATGTGCAAaacaatatacatattatattatatcatatatatatgatatacatatatatatataccatgacTATTACTGCAAACCATATTTAATAATTAGTTAGAAATGAACCATAggcttaaacttacaaaaattttagaagaaaacaaaggagaaaacattgGGACTTAAGTTAGAAAAAGATTTATTagataaaacacaaaaagtaCAACCCATAAAAATGAGAAGTTAAACTACTGCAAAATTAATTTGTTCTACAAAAGacaccatgaagaaaataaagaagcaaaccacggactggcagaaaatattcacaacataAATTTTGTAAATGTGTATGTGAATACGAGTGCATACACATCTGATAACACACTGTAACTAGattatatgaagaactcttacatCTCTATAATAATAAGACAGGTTGATTTAGAAAATGGTGAAAGGATTTAAACAGATATTTCATTCCATCTCACAgaagaagatatatggatgatagctaagaacaagaaaagatgctgaacatcattaacataaggaaacacaaattaaaactaaaataagatcCTATTGCAGACCCAGCAGAATTGTTGCAGTTAAAAGGTTGGACTACACCAAGTATTGGGGGGGATGTGGAGCAACCAGAACATTCATATGtagctggtgagaatgcaaatggTACAAAccactttgtattttattttgtttgtttttaagcctacttatttatatgagagagagagagagagaaagagagagagagagagaaaacacacaagtgggggaggggcagagatagagggagacagagtaccacacaggttccacactgtcagcatagagcccgatgcagggctcaaactcagaaccaagagatcatgacctgagccaaaatcaagagtcagtcacttaactgactcagccacccagtgccttcccccccccccccgcacccccccaccaGACCACTTTGTAAATTAgcttgacagtttcttataaagttaaa is a window encoding:
- the TM4SF19 gene encoding transmembrane 4 L6 family member 19 isoform X2, with the translated sequence MLSSPGVMACSRTCSRILGLSLGTTALFAAGANTVLLFPNWDVSYLLRGLIGRQAMLGSGLWGGGLMVLIAATLISLTGWRYGCFSESGPCQSMLTALLSSSLAFLGALICFITSGVALKDGPLCMFDASSFNQMQAWKYGYPFKDLHRIICMTVHSGTLSAWSLLKPSSGTCPSSPPFCASASSRFSWWSFISSTASWDFSAASVRSDR
- the TM4SF19 gene encoding transmembrane 4 L6 family member 19 isoform X3, with protein sequence MLSSPGVMACSRTCSRILGLSLGTTALFAAGANTVLLFPNWDVSYLLRGLIGRQAMLGSGLWGGGLMMLTALLSSSLAFLGALICFITSGVALKDGPLCMFDASSFNQMQAWKYGYPFKDLHNRNYLYDRSLWNSVCLEPSKAVIWHVSFFSTLLCISLLQILLVVIHFINSFLGLFCSLCEK
- the TM4SF19 gene encoding transmembrane 4 L6 family member 19 isoform X1; amino-acid sequence: MLSSPGVMACSRTCSRILGLSLGTTALFAAGANTVLLFPNWDVSYLLRGLIGRQAMLGSGLWGGGLMVLIAATLISLTGWRYGCFSESGPCQSMLTALLSSSLAFLGALICFITSGVALKDGPLCMFDASSFNQMQAWKYGYPFKDLHNRNYLYDRSLWNSVCLEPSKAVIWHVSFFSTLLCISLLQILLVVIHFINSFLGLFCSLCEK